The following proteins come from a genomic window of Aquimarina sp. MAR_2010_214:
- a CDS encoding GyrI-like domain-containing protein, protein MQSEISKTSREYIKRINYVLDFVEENLDADLSLEQLSEKANYSSYHFHRVFSVIVGENLNEFVNRKRIERIASILLVDSSKSIMELAYSYGFNSESSFSRSFKKYYGISPTAFKSEGISVLSKIGIEPLTMEKYICSIDNIKKWIDMNAQITVKELHEIKLAGIMHIGEFDKIGNMYQRLMEWGTQKEVLSVSDFKAITVYHDNPNVTQTSKVRYSACVTISKDIEAEGEIRPLVIQKGIYAIGHYEIKAKDFSKAWESICIWVIENDYNFRDGEYFEVYHNDHKTHPEQKFIVDICIPLENSNKIKFDKNDTTLNKGNLSNYRKQISEGQIQKEYSQLVNYIKELRTYFRNEYASNFIIGNIYQGNMDFSYFSLTTQELKKQKLKFVIIFNHKMMRFEICLSGQNKNIRKKYWELFKDSSWSKYHLAESIDSSLSIIDHIIVEKLNFDNTSILTKQIETESLKFINEIRDILE, encoded by the coding sequence ATGCAATCTGAAATAAGCAAGACAAGTAGAGAATATATCAAACGAATAAACTACGTATTGGATTTCGTTGAAGAGAATCTTGATGCAGATTTATCACTTGAACAGCTATCCGAAAAAGCCAATTATTCATCGTATCATTTTCATAGAGTGTTTTCAGTTATTGTAGGTGAGAATTTAAACGAATTTGTCAATAGAAAACGAATAGAACGTATTGCATCTATCTTGCTAGTGGATAGTAGTAAATCTATAATGGAACTTGCTTATAGTTATGGTTTCAATAGTGAAAGCTCATTTTCAAGGTCATTTAAAAAATATTATGGTATTAGTCCTACTGCGTTTAAATCGGAAGGAATAAGTGTACTTAGCAAGATTGGTATAGAACCTCTAACAATGGAAAAATACATTTGCAGCATTGATAACATTAAAAAATGGATTGATATGAATGCTCAAATAACGGTAAAAGAATTGCATGAGATAAAACTTGCAGGTATAATGCATATTGGAGAATTTGATAAAATTGGTAATATGTATCAAAGATTAATGGAATGGGGAACTCAAAAAGAAGTGTTGAGTGTGTCTGATTTTAAAGCAATTACCGTGTATCACGATAACCCCAATGTGACTCAGACTTCAAAAGTAAGATATAGTGCATGCGTTACCATTAGTAAAGATATTGAAGCAGAAGGAGAAATCAGGCCTCTTGTGATCCAAAAAGGTATTTATGCTATTGGACATTATGAAATTAAAGCAAAAGACTTTTCAAAAGCATGGGAAAGTATTTGTATATGGGTGATAGAGAATGACTATAACTTTAGAGATGGAGAATATTTTGAAGTGTACCATAATGATCATAAAACCCATCCTGAACAAAAATTTATAGTAGACATCTGCATCCCTCTTGAGAACAGTAATAAAATTAAATTTGATAAAAATGATACGACATTAAATAAAGGGAACTTATCCAATTATAGAAAGCAAATCAGTGAAGGACAGATACAAAAGGAGTATAGTCAATTGGTAAATTACATCAAAGAATTAAGGACTTATTTCCGTAATGAATATGCTTCAAATTTTATAATAGGAAACATTTATCAAGGGAATATGGATTTTTCCTATTTTTCTTTGACTACTCAAGAATTGAAAAAACAAAAATTAAAATTTGTCATAATATTCAATCATAAGATGATGCGATTTGAAATTTGTTTATCTGGTCAAAATAAAAATATTAGGAAGAAATATTGGGAGTTATTTAAAGACAGTAGTTGGAGTAAATACCATTTGGCAGAATCAATTGATAGCAGCCTTTCTATCATAGACCATATAATAGTAGAAAAGCTTAATTTTGATAATACAAGTATCTTAACAAAGCAAATTGAAACCGAATCATTAAAATTTATAAATGAAATTAGAGATATTCTCGAATGA
- a CDS encoding alpha/beta fold hydrolase: protein MMSKINFCICLILLIHNTGQSQTIDTLINVGNHQLHFEIIKGNDTPILFEAGNGDDGSVWKPILQDIYKATGATLITYDRAGLGKSEIDTTKISFKQEIKNLNKALKKLGYSKNYFLVAHSFGGFYASEFAQRNKGKINGAVFIDVGTPCIITKEWASNYKKSLPADVWVMLKQHRVGLYYLLQNFSTIADYMSTRYISNDIPLTLIVAENLPDSNTLRTEEDRINWVKCLKDFGNLPNHKYVLAKNTDHKVWEKDPKTVIEEITKLYLKIDK from the coding sequence ATGATGTCAAAAATTAACTTCTGTATATGCTTGATTCTATTAATCCATAATACAGGACAATCTCAAACTATAGATACGCTTATTAATGTTGGTAATCATCAACTACATTTTGAAATAATAAAGGGAAATGATACCCCCATTCTTTTTGAAGCAGGGAATGGAGATGACGGAAGTGTTTGGAAACCAATTTTGCAAGACATTTATAAAGCAACAGGTGCTACTTTAATAACGTATGATAGAGCAGGTTTAGGAAAAAGCGAAATTGACACAACTAAAATTTCATTTAAACAGGAAATTAAAAATTTAAATAAGGCACTTAAAAAACTTGGTTACAGTAAAAATTATTTTTTAGTAGCCCATTCATTTGGAGGGTTTTATGCTTCCGAATTTGCACAAAGAAATAAAGGTAAGATAAACGGAGCTGTTTTTATTGATGTAGGTACACCTTGTATTATTACAAAAGAGTGGGCTTCAAATTATAAAAAAAGCCTCCCTGCTGATGTCTGGGTCATGCTCAAACAACATAGAGTGGGCTTGTATTATCTATTGCAAAACTTCTCAACTATTGCAGACTATATGTCCACACGATATATTTCCAATGATATTCCATTAACTTTAATTGTTGCCGAAAATTTACCTGACAGCAATACCTTAAGAACTGAAGAAGATAGAATAAATTGGGTGAAATGCTTAAAGGACTTTGGCAATCTGCCCAACCACAAATATGTTCTGGCAAAAAATACCGACCATAAAGTTTGGGAGAAAGATCCCAAAACTGTTATAGAAGAAATTACAAAATTGTATCTAAAAATTGATAAATGA
- a CDS encoding leucine-rich repeat domain-containing protein — protein sequence MKKIITLIFLVLIGVNGKAQNNTSNQYSDDQIISFDDIDFSKAIIDKYDFNGDKKITYNEVKEIKKLHLSHSELDILNLKGIKYFTAIEELFLNLDGNKGLIEISNLKNLKKLRFYGGIISNLSFLKELNNLEELYLGSQKITDISHVRNLKNLKILELDFNEISNINPLRDLRNLEKLILNQNKINDLSPLSKLEKLKELNISLNQNIANIAPMKNLKELIVFQAYSTKIKDIEILSNLNKLEILQLNGTLINDISALSNLNELRELWLNDNSITSIPINVMSKKLNLYNLQLRGNSITEFSFLNNLKALKVLNLWDVQISNVKPFLNLKRLYQLFSNKLSDNQKSEIKSVLKEVNIIDN from the coding sequence ATGAAAAAAATTATAACACTCATATTTCTAGTTCTAATTGGAGTTAATGGTAAAGCCCAAAACAATACTTCTAATCAATATAGTGATGACCAAATAATTTCTTTTGACGATATAGATTTTAGCAAAGCTATAATTGATAAATATGATTTTAATGGGGATAAAAAAATAACATATAATGAAGTAAAGGAAATAAAAAAACTCCACTTATCACATAGTGAATTGGATATTTTGAACCTAAAAGGAATAAAATACTTTACTGCCATCGAAGAATTATTTTTGAATTTGGATGGCAACAAGGGTTTAATAGAAATTAGCAATCTTAAAAATTTAAAAAAACTTCGATTTTATGGTGGCATAATATCGAACTTATCATTTTTGAAAGAATTAAATAATCTTGAAGAGCTATATTTAGGTTCTCAAAAAATAACAGACATTAGTCATGTTAGAAATTTAAAAAATCTCAAAATACTAGAGTTAGACTTTAATGAAATATCAAATATTAACCCTTTAAGAGACTTAAGGAACTTAGAAAAATTAATTTTAAATCAGAACAAAATAAACGATTTATCTCCTTTGTCTAAACTTGAAAAGTTAAAAGAATTAAATATAAGTTTAAACCAAAATATTGCAAACATTGCTCCAATGAAGAATCTCAAAGAGCTTATAGTTTTTCAAGCATATTCAACTAAAATCAAAGATATAGAAATACTTTCTAACCTTAATAAACTAGAAATTTTACAGCTTAACGGAACTTTAATAAATGATATAAGTGCACTGTCAAATTTAAATGAATTGAGAGAATTGTGGTTAAATGATAATTCAATAACTTCTATTCCGATTAATGTTATGTCCAAAAAGTTAAATCTTTACAATTTACAGTTAAGAGGGAATTCTATAACAGAGTTTTCTTTTCTGAATAATTTAAAAGCGTTAAAAGTTTTAAACTTATGGGATGTTCAAATTTCTAATGTTAAACCTTTTTTGAATTTGAAAAGACTTTATCAACTTTTTTCAAATAAATTGAGTGACAATCAAAAGTCTGAAATAAAATCGGTTTTGAAAGAGGTTAACATTATTGATAACTAA
- a CDS encoding integrase core domain-containing protein — protein MPWKTTTTMEQKIEFICEWRTGKYTITELSKSFGISRPTAYKLIQRFENQGYEGLKEQSRVPGKHPNATSENIVKSIIKLKEKHKLWGAKKIRILLFKEFTEQQIPSVVTVHNILRKNGLVSPQKRMRRVKPVFPIFDPKSCNEVWSADYKGKFLMGNKIYCHPLTIADSKSRFLFTAKGHYKETLKAAKAEFTKVFRTYGIPKQIHTDNGSPFGSVRAIQRYTQLSYWFIELGITPVFSDPAHPEQNGRHERMHRDLKAACAKPSAYDLKAQQRRLNHFVKEYNTIRPHEALEMKTPADIHDFSCRPFPEKISNFDYDTNLKYLK, from the coding sequence ATGCCTTGGAAAACCACAACAACTATGGAACAGAAAATTGAATTTATCTGTGAATGGCGAACAGGAAAATATACCATCACAGAATTATCTAAAAGCTTTGGAATCTCCAGACCAACGGCCTACAAATTGATTCAGCGATTCGAAAATCAAGGCTATGAAGGCTTAAAAGAACAATCCAGAGTACCAGGTAAACATCCTAATGCAACCTCTGAAAATATCGTTAAAAGTATTATCAAATTAAAAGAAAAGCACAAGCTTTGGGGAGCTAAAAAAATCAGAATATTATTGTTTAAAGAGTTTACTGAACAACAAATCCCTTCTGTGGTTACTGTGCATAATATTCTTCGAAAAAATGGTTTGGTATCTCCTCAAAAACGAATGCGAAGAGTAAAACCTGTATTCCCCATTTTTGATCCAAAATCCTGTAATGAAGTATGGAGTGCTGATTATAAAGGAAAGTTTTTAATGGGTAATAAAATCTATTGTCATCCACTAACCATTGCGGACTCTAAAAGTCGATTTCTATTCACTGCTAAAGGTCATTATAAAGAAACGCTAAAAGCAGCCAAAGCTGAGTTTACAAAGGTTTTTAGAACATATGGAATCCCTAAACAAATACACACAGACAATGGAAGTCCTTTTGGATCTGTAAGAGCTATTCAACGCTATACACAATTATCTTATTGGTTTATTGAACTAGGAATCACACCTGTATTTTCTGATCCTGCTCATCCAGAACAAAATGGAAGACATGAACGAATGCATCGTGATTTAAAAGCAGCTTGTGCTAAACCTTCAGCTTACGATTTAAAAGCACAACAACGGCGCTTAAATCACTTCGTAAAAGAGTATAATACTATCAGACCACATGAAGCTTTAGAAATGAAAACACCTGCTGATATACACGACTTTTCCTGTAGACCATTCCCCGAAAAAATATCTAATTTTGATTACGACACCAACCTAAAGTACTTAAAGTAA
- a CDS encoding tetratricopeptide repeat protein — protein MNKPNRHNNHILETESNKFFNFQVPNEWYIDKPEHDYGIDYVVNIVTNNQVTGLSFSVQLKSKIKETKDDFAVVSLKHSTLGLFNTKLEPVLLVAYIQEEKEAYWCWYNELEFDLTSSQKSYSINIPKANKLSQIDWGKISKYVQDIFSVKMLVDGIKSLEYEEISNSQILAWKYYFSQDFEKSSFYFKNLLVENPNDIAILEGLAQSQYNTFHYKEAINNINKAIELSGTSNQYLTKACILAEDGMQNGIKGKIIEAKNIFKEFINQDNTQFIYHYNYANTLSRLGYNEEAITHFELCLKLNPNFEQAWKNLGQVYFDIKEHEKELNCYDKALRINPHLPQALFSKGVTLSRIFNKSEEGLSLMLKAVGNVENILLEYQYTYFGIAYAYEKLGNIKEALNWINKGLEHYSEDIIYLNFKSNLLIENWKDNEWLIDEALRFFEFRLELENDYKSLYSILLIKQLKDEKQIFDLIQKHTSIFKETSFESIKDCEIDLSESIVFLLHYDRYLDFRNSHSIYRYSDHLISELFVVSIEFWEILDFIFAKSFSNAITQYFKSEDSAVITQTILNEFGIAAKVIKMIFPETDFPQEEAIEIMAHICAEFPKIIIREFGAQAGMITGSFGIDKPETETELSEEWFGKLHEQSLIEMNRKLKLLKED, from the coding sequence TTGAACAAACCCAATAGACATAACAACCATATATTAGAAACTGAATCAAACAAGTTTTTTAATTTTCAAGTTCCAAATGAATGGTACATTGATAAGCCAGAGCATGATTATGGGATAGATTATGTTGTTAATATAGTAACTAATAATCAAGTAACTGGACTTAGTTTTTCTGTTCAGTTGAAAAGCAAAATAAAAGAGACAAAAGATGACTTTGCTGTAGTTTCATTAAAACATTCAACTTTAGGACTATTTAATACAAAGTTAGAACCTGTATTACTTGTTGCATACATACAAGAGGAAAAAGAAGCTTACTGGTGTTGGTATAATGAATTAGAATTTGATTTAACATCTTCTCAAAAATCCTATTCGATAAATATTCCAAAAGCTAATAAACTTAGTCAAATTGATTGGGGGAAAATTTCAAAATACGTCCAGGATATTTTTAGTGTCAAAATGCTTGTTGATGGCATTAAATCTCTTGAATATGAAGAAATTTCTAATTCACAGATTCTTGCGTGGAAATATTATTTTTCACAGGATTTTGAAAAGTCAAGTTTCTATTTTAAAAATCTATTGGTAGAAAATCCGAATGATATCGCAATCTTAGAAGGTTTGGCACAAAGTCAATATAATACCTTTCATTACAAAGAAGCTATCAATAATATTAATAAAGCTATTGAACTTTCAGGTACATCTAATCAATATTTGACAAAGGCTTGCATCTTGGCAGAGGATGGCATGCAGAATGGAATCAAAGGGAAAATTATTGAGGCGAAAAATATATTTAAGGAGTTTATAAATCAGGATAATACACAATTTATTTATCATTACAATTATGCAAATACTCTGAGTCGATTAGGCTATAATGAAGAAGCAATTACTCATTTTGAATTGTGCTTAAAGCTAAATCCGAATTTTGAACAAGCATGGAAAAATCTTGGGCAAGTTTACTTTGATATTAAAGAACATGAAAAAGAGTTAAACTGTTATGATAAGGCTTTAAGAATAAACCCACATTTACCTCAAGCTCTATTCAGCAAAGGTGTTACACTTTCAAGAATTTTTAATAAGTCAGAAGAAGGTTTGTCACTCATGTTGAAAGCAGTTGGGAATGTTGAAAATATTCTTCTTGAATATCAATATACTTACTTTGGGATTGCCTATGCTTATGAAAAACTTGGAAACATAAAAGAAGCTTTAAATTGGATTAATAAAGGCTTAGAACATTATTCAGAAGATATAATTTATTTAAATTTTAAATCAAATTTGTTAATTGAAAACTGGAAGGATAATGAATGGTTAATTGATGAAGCATTGCGATTTTTTGAATTTCGGCTTGAATTAGAAAATGATTATAAAAGTTTGTACTCAATACTTTTAATCAAGCAATTGAAGGATGAAAAACAAATTTTTGATTTAATACAAAAGCACACTTCAATTTTCAAGGAAACTAGTTTTGAATCAATTAAAGATTGTGAAATAGACCTTAGCGAGAGTATTGTTTTCTTGCTACACTATGATAGATATCTTGATTTCCGAAATAGTCATTCAATTTATAGATATTCAGACCACTTAATTTCAGAGTTATTTGTTGTTTCAATAGAATTCTGGGAAATTCTGGATTTTATTTTTGCAAAAAGCTTTAGTAATGCGATTACTCAATATTTTAAAAGTGAGGATTCTGCTGTAATAACACAGACTATACTAAATGAATTCGGAATTGCTGCAAAGGTTATTAAAATGATTTTTCCTGAGACCGACTTTCCACAAGAGGAAGCAATAGAAATAATGGCTCATATTTGTGCTGAATTTCCTAAAATTATAATTCGTGAATTTGGGGCTCAAGCTGGAATGATTACCGGTTCATTTGGAATTGATAAGCCAGAAACTGAGACAGAACTATCTGAAGAATGGTTTGGAAAACTTCATGAGCAGAGTTTAATTGAGATGAATAGAAAATTAAAACTATTAAAGGAAGATTGA
- a CDS encoding single-stranded DNA-binding protein produces the protein MNTLKNKVQLIGNLGQEPEIVSLESGKKLVKFSIATNDHYYNKEGDKITDTQWHNIIAWGKIADIVDKYVNKGQEVAIQGKLTSRSYEDNEGQKRYITEVVCNELLMLGNK, from the coding sequence ATGAACACGCTAAAAAACAAAGTACAGTTGATTGGAAACTTAGGACAAGAACCAGAAATCGTAAGTCTTGAATCTGGCAAAAAACTCGTTAAATTCTCTATTGCAACAAACGATCACTATTATAACAAAGAAGGCGATAAAATCACAGACACACAATGGCATAATATCATTGCCTGGGGTAAAATTGCAGATATCGTAGATAAATATGTAAACAAAGGACAAGAGGTCGCTATCCAAGGGAAACTAACTTCTCGCAGCTATGAAGATAACGAAGGTCAAAAACGATATATCACAGAGGTAGTTTGTAATGAATTATTGATGTTAGGAAATAAATAG
- a CDS encoding OmpW family protein, which produces MKNVIITVLVVLLGVTNFAYAQEESNDNADFSKWQIRLRGIAVSPDESAKIGAIGGDVDISTAIVPELDITYFFTENWSAELILATTKHDVKAVGTAAGNIDLGDVWLLPPTLLGQYHFTGGNFVPYLGAGVNLTLFYGVDEGPVADDVDYDTAVGFAFQGGFDFMLNDKWFINVDVKKVFLSTDATINATTALGATVGADVDINPWIFGAGVGIKL; this is translated from the coding sequence ATGAAAAATGTAATAATTACTGTATTGGTTGTACTATTAGGGGTAACTAATTTTGCGTATGCACAAGAAGAGTCAAATGATAATGCTGATTTTAGCAAATGGCAAATTAGGCTAAGAGGAATCGCTGTATCGCCAGATGAAAGTGCTAAGATAGGAGCTATAGGTGGTGATGTAGATATTTCTACGGCTATTGTTCCAGAATTGGATATCACTTATTTCTTTACTGAAAACTGGTCTGCAGAGTTAATTCTAGCGACTACAAAACATGATGTAAAAGCTGTAGGTACTGCCGCAGGAAACATAGATTTAGGAGATGTGTGGTTATTGCCTCCTACTTTACTTGGTCAATATCACTTTACAGGTGGTAATTTTGTTCCTTATCTTGGTGCAGGGGTTAACCTAACCCTTTTTTATGGAGTAGATGAAGGACCAGTAGCTGATGATGTAGATTATGATACTGCTGTAGGTTTTGCTTTTCAAGGTGGTTTTGATTTTATGCTTAACGATAAGTGGTTTATAAATGTAGATGTTAAAAAAGTGTTTTTAAGTACAGACGCTACAATTAATGCTACAACAGCATTAGGAGCAACTGTAGGAGCAGATGTAGATATTAACCCATGGATATTTGGAGCCGGAGTGGGGATTAAATTGTAA
- a CDS encoding peptidase U32 family protein has protein sequence MTPTGTMELMAPAGNFESLQAAIDNGADSVYFGVDQLNMRARASINFTIADLPEIARRCTEKNVRTYLTLNTIIYDHDLSIIKTLLDAAKAANLTAVIAMDQAVIAYARQIDMEVHISTQINITNIETVKFYSLFADTMVMSRELSLRQVKKICDQIEKEQIKGPSGRLVEVEIFGHGALCMAVSGKCYLSLHSHNSSANRGACKQNCRKKYSVVDQETGFEMELDNEYIMSPKDLCTLDFLDQVIDTGAKVLKIEGRGRAPEYVAKVIKTYREAIDAYADGTYTKTKVDHWMKELEKVYNRGFWSGYYLGQKLGEWSEVSGSKATQKKVYIGKGVHFFPKPSIAEFKIEAYDIKLGDTILITGPTTGVEEFELKEMMVNDERLDIAQKGDSCTIPTNFRIRPSDKLYKIVQE, from the coding sequence ATGACCCCTACAGGAACAATGGAGCTAATGGCACCGGCAGGTAATTTTGAATCTTTGCAGGCCGCTATTGATAATGGAGCAGATTCTGTTTATTTTGGAGTAGATCAATTAAATATGCGGGCCAGAGCCAGTATAAATTTTACGATTGCTGATTTACCTGAAATTGCACGTCGTTGTACTGAAAAAAATGTGCGTACCTATCTCACACTCAACACCATAATTTATGATCATGATTTGTCGATTATAAAAACATTATTAGATGCGGCTAAAGCGGCAAATCTGACTGCTGTAATTGCAATGGATCAAGCCGTTATAGCTTATGCCAGACAGATCGATATGGAAGTTCATATTTCTACTCAAATCAATATCACCAATATTGAAACGGTAAAATTCTATTCTCTCTTTGCTGATACTATGGTGATGAGCCGAGAATTGAGTTTACGACAAGTAAAGAAAATTTGTGATCAGATAGAGAAAGAACAAATTAAAGGCCCCTCGGGAAGATTAGTTGAAGTTGAAATTTTTGGACATGGAGCACTTTGTATGGCTGTGTCTGGCAAATGTTATCTAAGTCTGCACTCACATAACTCCTCTGCCAACCGTGGTGCCTGCAAACAAAATTGTAGAAAGAAATACAGTGTTGTTGATCAGGAAACTGGTTTTGAAATGGAATTGGATAATGAATATATCATGTCTCCTAAAGATTTATGCACATTAGATTTCTTAGATCAGGTTATAGATACCGGGGCCAAAGTACTAAAAATTGAAGGGCGAGGGCGAGCTCCAGAATATGTGGCAAAAGTAATTAAAACGTATCGCGAAGCTATTGATGCCTATGCTGATGGAACGTATACCAAAACAAAAGTCGATCACTGGATGAAAGAGTTAGAAAAGGTATACAACAGAGGTTTCTGGAGCGGATATTATCTGGGACAAAAATTAGGAGAATGGAGTGAAGTTTCTGGATCCAAAGCCACACAAAAGAAAGTATATATTGGTAAGGGTGTCCACTTTTTTCCTAAACCCAGCATCGCAGAGTTTAAAATTGAAGCTTACGATATAAAACTAGGAGATACTATTTTAATTACAGGTCCAACAACCGGAGTAGAAGAATTTGAACTCAAAGAAATGATGGTAAACGATGAGCGATTAGATATTGCACAAAAAGGAGATTCGTGTACTATCCCAACTAATTTTAGAATACGCCCGTCTGATAAACTTTATAAAATCGTTCAAGAATAA
- a CDS encoding ferredoxin, which produces MVVVTLQREKCIGCNYCVEMAPAQFQMSKKDGKTVLLHATEKKGFHTLKSPDNTIYDDCMQAQKACPVKIITTKIL; this is translated from the coding sequence ATGGTGGTAGTTACCCTACAGCGTGAAAAATGTATTGGTTGTAATTACTGTGTAGAAATGGCTCCTGCACAGTTCCAGATGTCTAAAAAAGATGGGAAAACAGTATTACTGCACGCTACAGAAAAAAAAGGGTTTCATACCCTAAAGTCTCCTGATAATACCATTTATGATGATTGCATGCAGGCTCAAAAAGCCTGCCCTGTAAAGATTATTACGACAAAGATCCTATAA